The sequence GGAATTAATGCATTTCTTAAAGCATGTTTATAAATAACGACTTTTTGACTTAATCCTTTAGCATAAGCAGTTTTAATATAATCTTTACTTAAAACTTCCAACATACTAGAACGTGTCATTCTCGCAATAATAGCCATAGGAATTGTACCCAATGATATTGCAGGTAAAACCAAATGCCATAATGAATCTTTTAAAGCCACCCAATTAGCTGTTAATATACTATCTAAGACATAAAAATTAGTTATATTATTCAATTCTACTCCCACACTCAATCTTGCTGAAGGAGGGAACCAACCTAATTTAAAAGCGAACAACCAAATTACCATTAGTCCTAACCAAAATATTGGCATTGATACCCCTACTAAAGCTCCGGACATGCTTAAATAATCAAAGAATGAATATTTTTTAGTAGCCGATATAATACCTGCTGGTACACCAATTAAAACAGCAAACAGCATACTAAATATAGTCAATTCAATAGTAGCAGGATACCTTTCTAACAACTCTACAGACACCTTTTCATTACTAAATATTGAACGACCTAAATCTCCCTTTACTAACTGTTTTACAAAAGTAAAGTATTGAACATATAAAGGATCATTCAGCCCCATTTCCT is a genomic window of Orenia marismortui DSM 5156 containing:
- a CDS encoding ABC transporter permease, yielding MFNYIIRRLLLLVPIIIGVSIAVFLMIHLIPGDPAQIMLGERANPTDVARLREEMGLNDPLYVQYFTFVKQLVKGDLGRSIFSNEKVSVELLERYPATIELTIFSMLFAVLIGVPAGIISATKKYSFFDYLSMSGALVGVSMPIFWLGLMVIWLFAFKLGWFPPSARLSVGVELNNITNFYVLDSILTANWVALKDSLWHLVLPAISLGTIPMAIIARMTRSSMLEVLSKDYIKTAYAKGLSQKVVIYKHALRNALIPIITVIGLQFGVLLGGAVMTETIFSWPGVGKYSFDAIMARDFPVVQGSILVLAITFVFVNLAVDLLYGVIDPKIHYN